A window of the Helianthus annuus cultivar XRQ/B chromosome 4, HanXRQr2.0-SUNRISE, whole genome shotgun sequence genome harbors these coding sequences:
- the LOC118491536 gene encoding uncharacterized protein LOC118491536, producing MNFTTRVHDAQLEALKSENIQAESLRGLEKLLEKIKDGTRRRKPLSFEVGDKVLLKVSPWKAVARFGKRGKLNPRYIGPLEILEKIGTVAYKLKLPEELSNVHDTFHVSNLKKSPTVDTVIIPADGIHVDNTLQFTEEPVGVMDRKVHKTRRSNIELVKVRWNSRHGPEYTWEREDQI from the exons ATGAACTTCACTACTCGTGTGCACGATGCACAACTAGAAGCTCTAAAGTCGGAGAACATTCAAGCAGAATCCTTGCGAGGATTAGAGAAACTACTAGAAAAGATCAAAGATGGCACAAG GAGACGTAAACCACTATCCTTCGAGGTTGGAGATAAAGTCTTActaaaagtctcgccttggaaagccGTAGCTAGATTCGGGAAACGCGGAAAGCTGaacccgagatacattgggccaTTAGAGATTCTAGAAAAGATCGGTACCGTCGCGTACAAGTTGAAACTGCCAGAAGAACTCAGTAACGTAcacgacacatttcatgtgtcgaatctcaaGAAAAGTCCGACCGTTGatacagttatcattccagcggATGGAATTCATGTAGACAATACGCTCCAGTTTACCGAAGAACCCGTTGGGGTTATGGACCGGAAGGTCCACAAGACAAGGAGAAGTAATATCGAACTAGTCAAGGTCCGCTGGAATTCACGTCACGggcccgagtacacatgggaacgtgaagatcagatttAG